A segment of the Nostoc sp. TCL26-01 genome:
ACCTATCCAGTCCTCATTCATCTTGGGGAAAAGCTAAACCAAATTATCGTCGGACAATCCCAACTCATACAACAGTTATTGGTCGCCTTACTGGCAGGCGGACATATAATTTTGGAAGGAGTACCGGGAACTGGTAAGACGCTGCTGGTAAAAGTCTTAGCACAGTTGATTCAAGCAGATTTTAGTCGAGTGCAACTGACACCAGATGTTTTACCCTCGGATATTACAGGAACAAATATTTTTGATTTAAATAGTCGCAGTTTCACGCTGAAAAAAGGCCCTGTCTTTACTGAAGTGTTACTCGCAGACGAAATTAACCGCACTCCACCAAAGACGCAAGCAGCGTTGCTAGAAGCAATGGAAGAGATGCAGGTAACGCTGGATGGGGAAAGTTTACCTTTACCAGATTTATTTTGGGTGATTGCCACGCAAAACCCACTAGAATTTGAGGGGACTTATCCTTTACCAGAAGCTCAGTTAGATCGGTTTTTATTCAAACTGGTAGTAGATTATCCCGATCAAGCTGCGGA
Coding sequences within it:
- a CDS encoding MoxR family ATPase; the protein is MSETYPVLIHLGEKLNQIIVGQSQLIQQLLVALLAGGHIILEGVPGTGKTLLVKVLAQLIQADFSRVQLTPDVLPSDITGTNIFDLNSRSFTLKKGPVFTEVLLADEINRTPPKTQAALLEAMEEMQVTLDGESLPLPDLFWVIATQNPLEFEGTYPLPEAQLDRFLFKLVVDYPDQAAEKQMLLNRQAGFAARRLDISRLQPIATVADILQARQAVKSVKVSEAIIDYLLALVRTSRQYPDLALGASPRSAGAWLQTSQAAAWLTGRDFVTPDDVKAVASPLLRHRLILKPEAMLDGLQMDAVIASVMNQVPVPR